CATGCTGTTATTTCTGTGTTcctgaaagttgttttttgtttgtttttttaaaagatctttaaCAGCTGTTTTGGTATGGGTATAGGTATGTATTCTCTGTTTCCAGCAATGTTAGTACTTTGTAGCCCCATGATGCTATGTGCTGGGTTTACAGCTCATTTCCTTTCAAACTCAGCGTAACTTCCCAAAGGAATGTCTGGGAGGCAGGTTAAGACTCTCCACAATTAGGATTCTAGAAAGCATACTAAACACAGACAGCTGCACTGACTGAGTGCCTAGGAGACATGCAAAGCAcatggaggggggaaaaagataaaagacagGCAGGGTAGGGTTTTGTATGTGTAGAACTGCAGCAGGTTTTGAGGCACTTTTCCATACGATAAGCgctgtgaaaaagaaacaggatcATGTAATTATGAGATGTGGGCAAGGACCAGTTCATAGACGTGGTTCTAATCTAGCAAATCATTTCAGCAACCCCTCTCTAGTAAAatagagattttattttcctcctgacCTTTAGCTCAGGGGAGAGCGTTACGCTTTAGCATACTGTATAAAACCAGTAAATGTTAATCCACAATGTGGTTATAGCAACGTATTACatcttcacattttcaaagtaCCCCAGGTTCCTTTCTGCGGTGACAATATGGCCTTTTGAAACTCAAGACAGACGTGTCCTTTTCTATTAGTGAGGGAGTCATtaacatgattatttttaacactCCAGGAGGTTGTTCTAATATATGAAATTTATTCCCCACTATTAAAAATGTGACATGAATGATTAGTAAACTTACATGAAAGCAGACTGTGATGGCAGCACATGGTTGTCTGCCCCACCAACCcaaatgcagcattttcagTCTTGAAACATGAGAAATTTAATTGcatcctttttatttcaaatgcaggAAAATTCCCTGAGTAAGCAGcgttttaattaaataaatgtgtCCAGAACTTAAAATAAACCTGTGGAACAAGTTCACAGAGCTGACAGTGCTCTGGAGATGGCAGTTTCTTTGGCCCAGGGAAGCAAAGGCCTCTCAGAAGCTCTCTTATTATTCATTTCCAAAGCTTCACAATGTGGTGTCACCAGCCTCTTTCAGTACAGCTGTCTCCCCAACATCCACATCTCTCTGCCTGATCTCTGGGTTTTGAATTGCTGTGTGACTGCTCTGCcacaaaagagatttttcataTTTGGTCTTAAAAAGCAATCCGTGACCTGAAGAAGCAAggatgaggagaaaaatgaaaaggaagggggggaaaaaaaaccaactgaAATGAACGCACTGGAAAACAGAGCAACTCCTTCCCTgtagctagaaaaaaatgggtCCTAATGGTCTGGTCTGGAAAGAACACATCCCCAGATCCTGGAAGAactcccccacacacacactagAAAGCGCATACTCTTAATTGTACTCTATAAGTTTTTAGCTAGCTATGGATGTAGAATTTAACACTtcttcccacctccctccccttctctcccccccccgtTTAAAATAACAACTATATTATATATGGAGATGAGACATTTGCTCAGTGATTTCTAAGGACAAAATTGATAGGAGCAGCTGCACTTACCAGGACAGTCTGCTGTTTCTTTGAATGCTCTTTTCTTACAGCAGCCACGGCACATGTTAAACACACATTTATtgccctgggggggggtaaAGAAGCTTATATCAGTTTATTAGCGAGaataaattcattatttaaCTCTAATAAGCAACAACACTCCAGCTCTGTACATTCAGACCTTTGGAAAACACGTGGACGCATACATTAGCCAGTCACACCTCTGTCTAATGACGATGACAGAGCTGATGTCACGGAGAGTGAGGAGGATGGTGTTGCAGCTATTAGCGATAGTTtatgcagagaaacaaaaataaaaaaataaatccaccaTCCACTTCTGCAACAGCACTAATCTGTTGGGCAGCCCAAGTTACATACCATAAGCAGGCAAATGTCACAAGCACTTTGGAACAAGAGTTACGCTATTTGTTACAGTTGAGCTTGCTGTATTTCTCTACAAAAGTACTACATGAAACAAGGTGCCTGACCAGAGATGCTTGGTACCATCTGCAACTCtgcctaaaataaataaatgttaccACATCAATTACTTCCCTTTTTTTCAGACTAAATACACcaaagtataaaaatataagGTATGACCCTTCTTCAGGGGAGGGCAGTAATTCAGTTGGATCTTTTACAGCTCGGCAAAACCAGACTAGGTATCTCGAATGCTTTGACTCACCCATGCTTAATGCGCTTtaagtgagtttttttttctcccattaaaataatcttaaaacaaacaaacaacaacaacaacaaaaaaaaaaaccttctctCTAGCCCTTACATGATAGAGCTTAGAAACTTagaacctagaaaaaaaaatacagatccCATTCTAAAGACTCGAAGGGCAGCCTGCAACATTACAATGATcgaaaggcaaaacaaaaatgagtcCAAGCCCCATTTTAAACGATCACAGTTGAAGCACCAAGCTGTGTTAACTGGCCAGCTATGAAACAGGATGGCTTTGAAAACAGGCCAGATGAAAGCTCTTTTCCCACTAATGAATGCATCAAGAAATCTATTTCTGTTGCTGCAGTTCAAAACTGGGCCCTAGTTGGCTGCTGTTTATAAGGTGCTGTAACAATGTCTCAAAACAGACATACAGCACCTGTCACCACCCCTTTatccccacccctgccccctGCCAAGCTGCTACAGCTCTACTGCTTTTTCAGCTAGGACACAGAATTGTTCCTTGCACTTAAATCCTCCTTGTATGTctatgtgtgcatgtatgtcTGTGGTAGCAGCGGTAAACACTGCTCACTCAGCTCAGTGACATTTCCCTGTCCGGGAAAGAGCTGTATTCcccaaggaaaaacaaaaaacagaccaccaccaccaaaaacaatTCCACAACACTGCTTTTTTCAAATACCTATCCAATACATAATGTGGAAAATAGCTGGTTTGTTAAACATTGCTAATGATGAATGTTCATGTTCATCTACTAGCTGAAGTTCAAAAACACAACTGAGAGTGACTAGGTGCTCATTCTTATTCTGATTAAGGACataaatccaaaacaaacaaacaaaaaaaacagatgctgcCTGATACTCAGTACAAACCACACTGGATGGTGTTTAGAGTGCTTGTATTAGTAAACTAGTTATTAGACcagttatttaaatattcaaTCCTTGCAGAAAACACCCACCATTGACCCTAGCGAAAGGGTTCACAGAATAGCCATGTGTAATTACTGGATGTTTGGAGATTTGTTTCCAAGAGATCCTGAGAGTTTTAGCCAACTCAACTGTCTTAGCAATAAATATCCTCAGCAGCAGTAAAACGATGTTTTTTGGAAAGGCAAATGATCTCAAAGCATCTACATTTGTGTGAGTTTTACGCAGCACCTTCAATTCAGAAACTGGTTACAGTTAATAGCTAAGAGGCTTTTGCCTGCACATGGACATTTTCCCCGTCCCCCAACATATCACCAGAACTTAGCATGCATACATTAATGGACATTGGTATGGCCCTACCTCAGGATTTCATGGAAGTGCTTTAACAGACACTGGCACTGACTTACCTTAGGGTTCCCACACTGATCACATTTTGCATATTTGGCTGGAAAAGACGGAGACCTGATTTCAGCAATAGTGTTTTCATATGGAAAGAGTAAATTCAAAAATTCAGGATCAGACAAAGCTTGGTGCCTCTCCAGCCAGAGGGGGACTCTTTGAGATAGAAATACAGTACCTCAAAAAATTGTGCAAAGAAGGTAAAGATACATTGACTTTTACAGTGTGTCTAAGCTATATGCATAACAGCTATAAACATAGTTTTAAATCTCAGATCTAGTgcaaaagaggaggaaatttGCTTGAAATGCATATgcaatttcaatttcaaatacTAGCACCtgataaaatttaatttgtaaagCATTTGGAGCTTAAAAAGTTGCTTGTAGTGGACATTGACCTACTTCTTTGATGATTAGATAGCTTTCCTAATGAACGCAATTTGAATAAATGTTGCCTACTACCAAAGTTTTCCTATAATGCcccatctttaaaaagaagtttctaCAACTACAtagacaagaagaaaatagtGCAACTTATGTCGAAGTTAATACCAGCAACTTCCCCTGTATATATGCCAATAGATGGAACTTACGTTTTAAAGATGGATCAAAGCTTTTATTTGGATttcttaacttctttttttgcttattCTTCGATAGAAGCTCAGAATTTCCATCTTCATCCTCTTCCAGAGCACGTTTCCCTCGCATACCTTTTTCAGTCCCCCTGGTTCCATTCTCCTTGCATCTCTCCTTTGGCCTGAAATGGTGCACATCGTTATAAGTTGGCTGAAGGGAAGATGTAGGTGTTCCCTACAATGAGCAACATCCCCATGAACAAAACAATaatcaagaaaataaaggaaaagccACAATAAGTATAACCaagagttttcatttgtttttaaatgtatgtaagCTCCTAGAACAGAACTGAAGGACTCTGCACTGACAGTATGAGCAGGAAAAGCATATGTGTACCTGGTCATGTTAAAATAGGTAACTCACCCTGGCCTGATGTATGGCTGACAGATCCAGTGGAAAAAAGGCAACCCTTCTTTTggcttttctccttctttctgaTTAGCTATTTCTTCCTGCAGCGTAGAGTTACAGTCAGTTTTCCTGTAGTTCTCAGGAAATACTCTAAATAATGCCTCAAACTCCAGGAAGCCACaaagagtaatttaaaataattgctacTGACAGTTAAATATAGTCAAAAAACATCTAGTAAGACAGATGAAATGAAGAATATTTGTAACTCCTAAATCAGCTTTCACCGATGCAAAGCTGTTTGGGCTTAAGGGGCTGGTACTGTAGTAAGCTACCCATATCACAGTTCATAAGCCTCGAAGTTCCAGTGAGGTGGCTAACAGACATCAACTGTGTGACATACATGGTATGTTCCCACCAAATGCAGACAGAGTTGTTCTGGGAGATTAGGGCCCATCTTAGTACCTGGCATCGTAGCTTCAGCTCCCTGTTGACATCTACAATTCCCTCTAGAGTCTTCACTTTTGCTAATTCTTCACGCAGCTGCTGGTAAACTTGAAGCCTGAGACAAATCCCAAACATCAAGTCATGTTTATTCATTATTGCTAGTCTAAGGAGATCatctaaaaatgtcttttataaaagctttttacagatttttctcaCTGCATTTGCCTGTGGTAGCAGCTTATCTTCTTTCTTGTAAGTCCAGAAAGAAGCACAGACACCTGCTACTCTTTCAAGTAAATACTTGCAAGTTTGGGCACGTAAACAAGGTACTCTAAGATAAGCTAACATAAACATACCGTGCATCAGCTACTCAGTAACTGCCCATGACCATGCTCTTACTCCACAATAAATGTGAGATAGCTTGCCTCACAATGAACGAGAAGTTAGTTAACTCACGTTTGCCAAAATGCATGTATGCATATAGGCAATTACCACACAGTAGCAGATGTGCTGCAAGCTCACACCCTAGCTTATCGCGTGGTAACTTGTTCATTCCCCAAGCCCTGTTTCCCTGTAGTGAAGGGTAAAGTCTTCAGCCCACATTCTCTCCAGGCAGGTCCAGGAAAGAAAACCTTGCAACATACTAATTCAGGTCAGACAAATTCTtgtatagaatcacagaatcatagaaacacaaggttggaaaggacctacaagatcatctagtccaactgtcctcctatcaccaatactacccgctaagctactaaatcatatcttGTATAGAAAAGCCAGACACTTGTTAAGCAGGAATGCACCTGAAAACATGAAGTGTTTTCTGGAGATACTCACGTGTGATGCCAGAGCTTGAAGAGATGAGCCCTAACATAAGACAGTGGACAAGGGTGCTTCTGCACTATCTCCAGATACTCCTCAGCCATCTCCCACACCAATGGATTTCGGCCCTCAAACAAAGCTGGGTTATGAAGATTACCTTCTagggaatgaaaagaaacactCAAACTTTCATTTCAGGATTATAATGGACAACAAAATCTGGGCTCTGTAGTTGGTCAGCTCTGTTGTGATTGTTCTGGCCAGTCACAGACACATCAGCCACAAAGAGAAACAACAGGTCCATAAATTCTAGCCTGACTTCAGGAGACTACATTTCACTGTAAAATTCTTAATTGAGCACAATACATCATacctaattaaaatattaaccaCAAAGGCATCTAACCTTTCCACAAAAACATTcaataaaagagaaatcaaTGCCTGGCCAATGGTTAAATATTTAGACAATGGTATGTCTGTACTCTCATTTGTTTGGCTTAAGTTTGCAAATACAGCGTCTCACTATGCCTTGCTCTAGTAGTTTGATAAACCTTTTGTTAAtctgtgttttcttaaaaataagattCGACAATGTCCCAGGCATCACGTTTCATTGCTTTAACTGTGCGAGTGACTGGAAGCTTTTTCCGATGTCTATCCTATCTTCTTGTAGCAAGTAATACCACTTCTTTCTTATCCCAACCAAACATGAATCAGCTGCAGGAATCTTAATCAGTGGACACACTTACTGCATCAAGACCCATTCAGAAACTATTCCACTGATTAACCGATGCTGTGGAAATATTCCCAGACAGGAGTCCTGTATGTCTTTGTCACGTAATTAGACTTGAGCTATCCACTCAATGGTACTACAGGTTCGACACAACAATTCTTACTGCAAAGTGCTTCCTGGTCCTGGTAAGAGATAGCCAGTGTAAGAGGACAGAGAAAGGCCACTCAGCTTTCAATCTAAGTTGTTCACCACGTCAGCCTGATGTAGGCTTTTAATAAATGTGTATGGGGCTGCTAAAGAGAGTAAGAAACAGTTTGTATCCTCACCTATTAACAGTAAAAGCTCATTTTCTTTACCTGCAGTCATGACACCATGCACTCCTGTCTTACGGATACATTCTTCCACATCACTGAGACACTGGATGTTTCCATTTGCAAACACAGGAATGCTCACGGCTTTTCTATACCAGTGAATAAAACAGATGCATAATATTGAGAATTAGGAAGGACTCTTTAGAGTCAATCCAGAAGTCCTACTCCTGTCACACAAATTCGCACTTcggtgccattgcactcactgcttaaaaaaaaaaaatcgcccTTCATAGTGTGCTAGCAGAAATCCATTAAGATTGGTACTGCTCACTAACCTGACAGCTTGAATGTGCTCCCAGGACGCCACGCCAGCAAGTGGTCCCTTCTGTTCTTTAGTACGGCCATGGACAGTCAGCAGCTAGAACACAAAGTTCCGTTTACTTTTTAAGTGTATGAACCACTGGAACAAATCCACTGACAAAAGATTTCCTTTAACCCCGTGCATTTCATGGATACTACTGAATTCCCAGTGCTATTTAAAAAGTGCAGGGCTGTTGGTATCACGGAAAGGTATTACCAGGTCACCTACCATGACAGAGTCCTGGGCTTCATTCATCTTGCTGCTCCATGGCACGACAAGGTCTTATCTTGGGAGAAGCTATAGATTTCCTATTGCATTGGCTCCTGTTTGTGATATATTGATCTGGCATGCCCCTCAGCAGAAGGCCTAAACACTGGCAGTACTTTCTCTAACTACAGACTGCCTCTGAAATTAAATCCCAGAAGGTTTGCTTATTTCTTAACTGGTGGTGGTGACCTTTGAtactacttttttattttatatatatatatatatatatatagcccTGTGTATTTCATACATTCACACTGCCTCCTGCAGTTCTTTGGTAGACTGAGGTGTTCACCCACAGTGAAAGATGTCACATGGTGAAGTGATTACAACAGAGACTGAACTCATGACCTGTTCCATATCACACTACTGAACTGCTTGCTGCCTATGACTGCTAATATATATAATCACATTATaccccattttccttctctgtaaaACAACGTAGCCTACTCATCTCCACAGTACATCAAGATCTGGTTATAAGATGCTTTACACAGAGATATGTGTCCAGTGCAAAAGTACAGGGAGCAGCTGCCTCCTTACCTGGCAGCCAGCTTTCTCCAGCATCTGTGCATACTTCACTGTCTTGTCAATTTCTGGGAAAACACGGATTTTGCATGTGATGGGAACAGAGAGCTTCTCGTTAGCCAGCAAAACTGGGAAAGATTGAA
The genomic region above belongs to Anser cygnoides isolate HZ-2024a breed goose chromosome 19, Taihu_goose_T2T_genome, whole genome shotgun sequence and contains:
- the DUS1L gene encoding tRNA-dihydrouridine(16/17) synthase [NAD(P)(+)]-like isoform X3, giving the protein MPKLRGEAFWRETLRSAHYVVAPMVDQSELAWRLLSRRHGAQLCYTPMLHAQVFLRDANYRRENLYGEACPEDRPLIVQFCANDPEVFVQAALLAQDYCDAIDLNLGCPQMIAKRGHYGAFLQEEWDLLQRMILLANEKLSVPITCKIRVFPEIDKTVKYAQMLEKAGCQLLTVHGRTKEQKGPLAGVASWEHIQAVRKAVSIPVFANGNIQCLSDVEECIRKTGVHGVMTAEGNLHNPALFEGRNPLVWEMAEEYLEIVQKHPCPLSYVRAHLFKLWHHTLQVYQQLREELAKVKTLEGIVDVNRELKLRCQEEIANQKEGEKPKEGLPFFHWICQPYIRPGPKERCKENGTRGTEKGMRGKRALEEDEDGNSELLSKNKQKKKLRNPNKSFDPSLKQSPSGWRGTKLCLILNF
- the DUS1L gene encoding tRNA-dihydrouridine(16/17) synthase [NAD(P)(+)]-like isoform X1, with translation MPKLRGEAFWRETLRSAHYVVAPMVDQSELAWRLLSRRHGAQLCYTPMLHAQVFLRDANYRRENLYGEACPEDRPLIVQFCANDPEVFVQAALLAQDYCDAIDLNLGCPQMIAKRGHYGAFLQEEWDLLQRMILLANEKLSVPITCKIRVFPEIDKTVKYAQMLEKAGCQLLTVHGRTKEQKGPLAGVASWEHIQAVRKAVSIPVFANGNIQCLSDVEECIRKTGVHGVMTAEGNLHNPALFEGRNPLVWEMAEEYLEIVQKHPCPLSYVRAHLFKLWHHTLQVYQQLREELAKVKTLEGIVDVNRELKLRCQEEIANQKEGEKPKEGLPFFHWICQPYIRPGPKERCKENGTRGTEKGMRGKRALEEDEDGNSELLSKNKQKKKLRNPNKSFDPSLKPKYAKCDQCGNPKGNKCVFNMCRGCCKKRAFKETADCPALIVWKSASKPAAVLHIQNPTLPVFYLFPPSMCFACLLGTQSVQLSVFSMLSRILIVESLNLPPRHSFGKLR
- the DUS1L gene encoding tRNA-dihydrouridine(16/17) synthase [NAD(P)(+)]-like isoform X2, with translation MPKLRGEAFWRETLRSAHYVVAPMVDQSELAWRLLSRRHGAQLCYTPMLHAQVFLRDANYRRENLYGEACPEDRPLIVQFCANDPEVFVQAALLAQDYCDAIDLNLGCPQMIAKRGHYGAFLQEEWDLLQRMILLANEKLSVPITCKIRVFPEIDKTVKYAQMLEKAGCQLLTVHGRTKEQKGPLAGVASWEHIQAVRKAVSIPVFANGNIQCLSDVEECIRKTGVHGVMTAEGNLHNPALFEGRNPLVWEMAEEYLEIVQKHPCPLSYVRAHLFKLWHHTLQVYQQLREELAKVKTLEGIVDVNRELKLRCQEEIANQKEGEKPKEGLPFFHWICQPYIRPGPKERCKENGTRGTEKGMRGKRALEEDEDGNSELLSKNKQKKKLRNPNKSFDPSLKPKYAKCDQCGNPKGNKCVFNMCRGCCKKRAFKETADCPGHGLLFKTKYEKSLLWQSSHTAIQNPEIRQRDVDVGETAVLKEAGDTTL